A window of Benincasa hispida cultivar B227 chromosome 9, ASM972705v1, whole genome shotgun sequence genomic DNA:
aaaaaaaagaaaaaagaaaaaagaaaaaagaaaacaaaaacaaaaatctgcGAACCTCGTCTAGGAGTTGCAATTGAGATTAGTTCTGATGCAGCAATATCAACTGCTTGGGCCACAAAGTCAGAACCCTGCACCCAATTGAAATTATGATAGGCAGgtacattaaattaaattaaattacattaaattaaatctagGACGAATAAAAATCAGACTGTAGCTCTGCACAGATATTTGCAACTATATTGATAAGATGAAAGATAAGTACATTAACCATATAAAACATCAATAGTAAGATTACGCCTTACGGTGCTAGCATAAATTCCAAACAGTCCCGTGCTAGCAGAAAAAGATTGAATCTGCTGGTATTCATTCAAAACTCGGAGATCTGTTTCAAACCCAAAGCAAATGAAAAGGTTCAATGACGACGGCAACAGAACGATGACGAAACGAACGACGAACGGCGATGGTGGTAGATCTGGCGATCGACGGCGGCAGATCTGGAGACACGCGAACGATAACGAAACAAATAGCAGATCCGGCAGAGACACGCGAACGGCGACAAAATGAGCAGTAGATCCGGCGGAATGACCAGCAAATCcactttggaagagaggagTGAGAAACGAAATGAACAGCAGATACGGGTTTggaagtgtgagaatgagaggaaaaagaaaattgagggagagtgaagagggaaatgaaaaaaaggggggaaaaaaagaaagttgGAGGAAAAAGTGAAgtgggtctttaatgtcggtttaaaaccgacattaaaattacccctacaatgtcggttttaaaccgacattaaagatccgctttttttaaaaaaacaaaactgacattatacatccgatttcactttttccaaccgacattaaagcccaaaattcttgtagtgctAGATAGACTTTGCcttaaataaaaagtttttgttaCAAAggcaatcttttattaagaatcaatttaatcctattaaaccgattaaaagattaaacttaaatttctaatttcattagaaacatgatcttaggtctatctgaatcatgttttaaaatttttttaaaagatgattataacctaaggtttgcatgcaactttaaattattgattttaacttCTACTTTCATTTtgatataacacttataaacaaaagaaataaattaaaactatacattgcatgctttgacatactttagtaaattataacacttataaattaacctaaagtTGTATCATGCTTCattcaatttcattttattactaacatatataacaattatataataaggtaatgaaaCATACTATAGCATACATCTATACATtgaatcatatattataacaattatagtataaatgatgcatggataaactattaatgcatgcatgcatatattataacatttatactatatgatgcatgaaattaaatgtataacTATGGTAGGATTTaattctatatgacatacaatatgacatataaaacagaataaaacatacatcacatgtatattaaaacaatagtcaATGAATTGGGATTGGGCAGCTAAAAAAATAAAGGCTAgctattacaaaataaaatccatCCGATTCGAAACAGGTGAACTgggccttgaaccgctcgaatcAGACCAGGAACCGGTCCAGATGAACCCAAAAAGCTTAAACCAGAGAATCAATTAACCGAATCGAACTAACAGACCTCGAACCACATGTGAACCGCGTGAAAAAATCCATCTTGATGTGTTGTGCGTTGTGCCCTAGCATCACAACACTGCGAACTTTTTCTTCGTCCGTCACATCGTAGCGTCGCAACACTAGGgccaacgttgcaacgctacagtACAGTTGCCCAATGTACTGcttcatttttcttaaaaaaaaaaaaacaacgttTTCCACCTCGTTTTCTCCAACAATCATACAGGAACATCACGAATGACTAACAAAGTAATACGGACTCGATGTGgaattaatgcccaaaaaacatGGGCCTTTACAACACCAAATTCGTAAGAGAAAGCTAAATATCTATATGCCCAATCCTGAAACATCCATAAACAAAAGTCacattcaaaataaaacttcaCATGAATTACAAAATGCAAAAactaaaacccaccaaaactgtaaaattaattcataaaaaTTGGGATTTTGGGATCAAAACCtgaaggctctgataccaattgaaggaacctcAATGAGaggatccttgagcggaaacgGATCTTCTCAAATCCCAAATTCTACAGACTCATAATTTTACAAAGGAAGAATACTATTACGCATTTACTTCATAATAATCAGCATGCTTAAACAATAAGAAATAGGTTTCagaaaacccttacctttgaagacaaaACTTCAGACGTAAATCCTCGATCTCCAACCAGGCACTACCACGAACTATTCTcaggtgagaatctaggagtttgtggggctttgactattttggattTTGCGTGAGGGAAAAATGATGGAGAGGAAGAGATGAAAGGAGGATGTGTATATTCTCTTTAGATCATAgaacccttttttctttttttcttttttttttcacacacTGTTATTCTGTCTCCTTTTGCAGGAAGAAGAAAGCAAAAGCCTCAACCTCTATCAACCACCTACATAAAACGTGGGATGAGAGAAAGATGGGgaaggaagttatttccctcccattaatttaaattaaataaaaaataaaaaatagcttaatttaaattaattaataatatatatatatatatatatatataataactaatttattatacatacatatatataactatatgttatattacatataacatataacctatagtttctatattatataaaatataatataacatatagtttcaattctttctcactaatggcttttaatataaatcacatttacattaaatttaactatatgaatccaattcacataattaatatttgaatcatattcaaacatttatttcctctcataaataatataatgtatcaaatacattatataattatatcatatataattaaaattaaattaattatatcttatataattcaTTCCCTCAAttcatttgaacaattcaaataaatccaaaaactgattctcattaattcctgTTGAGCTACTGAGaagacctcatggacttgtagcttgaatctccaacggtacgtgaataattaattaaactctttaattaaattatttaccatctgttaactatcagacactccactaaagaccgaaaattgcactctttgcactacatatatatttctatgtccagtggatataaccaatctacagtacgatgacccttcacaaattgatcGTAAGTAAAGTTGGgctaaaattaccgttttgcccctgtagttacatctaac
This region includes:
- the LOC120084632 gene encoding uncharacterized protein LOC120084632 encodes the protein MILLNSWIKSSKITHSPGKANVVVDALNRKSSCSKDMLNSLRGRLLQEFKGANVALADWAYRYLAFSYEFGVVKAHVFWALIPHRVRITLLVIRDVPLFGFIWTGSWSDSSGSRPNPLHFFLQLSFFPPFFSFPSSLSLNFLFPLILTLPNPYLLFISFLTPLFQSGFAGHSAGSTAHFVAVRVSLPDLLFVSLSFACLQICRRRSPDLPPSPFVVRFVIVLLPSSLNLFICFGFETDLRVLNEYQQIQSFSASTGLFGIYASTGSDFVAQAVDIAASELISIATPRRVSEVQLNVLVVMVVEIFMEEVEMDEGIQTTETNAIGHLIGDTATSRQEPSKVQDKFLVLLW